In the Arthrobacter sp. 31Y genome, one interval contains:
- a CDS encoding MFS transporter, whose translation MNAPRAWLIWTIGVFAYLVAVAQRTSFGVAGLEATERFHASASAISFFTVLQLLVYAGLQIPVGVLVDRFGSRAMIAGGAVLMGLGQLQLAFADSVPGGVLGRVLVGAGDAMTFISVIRLVPLWFAPARVPLVTQLTGMSGQLGQLFSVVPFALLLHTAGWTPAFLTLAAMSVMAVVLVLAVLRDAPPGHPPRETGQGLRATGVSLSRAWKQPGTRLGLWSHFTVQFSGNLFAMTWGYPFLLSAQGLDAGTVASLMALFVATAIVAGPGFGRFVSKHPMRRSAMVLLIALATTLAWAAVLILPERAPLWLLVILVVVLAVGGPGSMIGFDFARTFNPSHRIGTATGIVNVGGFIAALVAIYLIGLVLDLLYASGFSGGDLYGLAPFRIALSVQFVLLALGTVLILVTRRKVRHQMAAQGIHVQPLLAALARQRRERIERRRTARPVSRDEE comes from the coding sequence GTGAATGCTCCCCGCGCCTGGCTCATCTGGACGATCGGCGTATTCGCCTACCTGGTGGCGGTGGCGCAGCGAACCTCCTTTGGCGTTGCAGGTTTGGAAGCCACGGAAAGATTCCATGCCAGTGCCTCGGCCATCTCTTTTTTCACGGTGCTTCAACTTCTGGTCTACGCGGGGTTGCAGATCCCCGTGGGGGTCCTGGTGGACAGATTTGGGTCGCGGGCCATGATTGCCGGCGGTGCCGTGCTCATGGGATTGGGGCAATTGCAGCTGGCCTTTGCGGATAGTGTTCCCGGCGGCGTCCTGGGCAGGGTCCTGGTGGGCGCAGGGGATGCGATGACCTTTATTTCTGTGATCCGCCTGGTCCCTTTGTGGTTCGCTCCTGCCAGGGTTCCGCTGGTCACCCAGCTGACCGGCATGTCTGGCCAACTTGGTCAGCTCTTCAGTGTTGTTCCGTTCGCGCTGCTTCTCCACACGGCCGGATGGACACCGGCTTTCCTGACCCTGGCAGCGATGTCCGTGATGGCAGTGGTCCTGGTACTGGCAGTGCTGCGCGATGCTCCACCCGGGCACCCGCCCAGGGAAACCGGCCAGGGACTCCGTGCCACCGGCGTTTCCCTGTCTCGCGCGTGGAAACAACCCGGAACCCGGCTGGGACTCTGGAGCCACTTCACCGTTCAATTCAGCGGCAACCTTTTTGCGATGACCTGGGGGTATCCCTTCCTGTTGTCTGCCCAAGGACTTGATGCCGGAACCGTCGCCAGCCTCATGGCGCTGTTCGTGGCCACAGCGATAGTTGCCGGGCCAGGGTTCGGACGGTTCGTTTCCAAACATCCCATGCGAAGGTCCGCCATGGTTCTGCTGATTGCCTTGGCGACAACCTTGGCTTGGGCTGCTGTGCTCATTCTTCCTGAGCGCGCCCCTCTGTGGCTCCTGGTTATTTTGGTGGTGGTGCTGGCTGTGGGCGGGCCCGGATCCATGATCGGATTCGACTTCGCCAGAACATTCAATCCCTCGCACCGGATCGGCACAGCCACCGGTATTGTCAACGTCGGCGGTTTCATCGCTGCTCTCGTTGCCATCTACCTCATAGGCCTGGTACTGGACCTCCTCTACGCCAGTGGTTTCTCCGGCGGTGACCTCTACGGTCTGGCACCGTTCCGAATTGCCCTCAGTGTTCAGTTCGTACTGCTTGCCCTTGGCACGGTGCTCATCCTGGTGACACGACGTAAGGTGCGCCACCAGATGGCAGCGCAGGGGATTCATGTGCAGCCGCTCCTGGCCGCCCTCGCCAGGCAGCGCCGGGAACGGATCGAGCGACGACGTACGGCACGCCCCGTGTCTCGGGACGAGGAGTAA
- a CDS encoding DUF4192 domain-containing protein, whose product MTSKRTLSIHQPEDILGYIPHMLGYWPEDSLVAITMQGKTLGATLRVDLPNLASFEAREGFADQIRSCLIADEDANGVVLAVYTDSGWEDGTVVRQAIPLLKALQLSLDEVDLSVRDAWLVGSEYWRSAYCTDLQCCPVPGLPVERIKNSRLSAELVYRGSSIGPSPRSALGKPRLAIPGALNPLVLAAESRYGKQILGRWRSERCLDAILAVWHQVLNRVEAGRPLQPGEDAHIMGFLRTTLRVPAWRDAVVVMAAAGMDSAKYGASAFGLFFDDDDDGDTPFDPQELGVEGPVPHAAKVLPERSTAEDVFTYGDVLLGMRPDMPCWTALDALQTVLAGLCVDGESGVVPAAALTVQGWIAWCKGRGSIAHACLSGAEAAQPGYRLAELLMDLLGTGTICAWARSSSTAWRGYKDTVA is encoded by the coding sequence ATGACTTCCAAAAGAACGCTCAGCATCCACCAACCCGAAGACATTCTTGGTTACATACCCCACATGTTGGGGTACTGGCCCGAGGACAGTCTTGTAGCGATCACCATGCAGGGGAAAACCCTTGGAGCCACGCTGCGCGTGGACCTGCCAAACCTTGCTTCATTTGAGGCCCGTGAAGGTTTTGCAGACCAGATCCGGAGCTGCCTGATTGCTGATGAGGACGCCAACGGGGTGGTGCTCGCGGTCTACACGGACTCAGGATGGGAGGACGGCACCGTGGTCCGGCAGGCGATTCCGCTGCTCAAGGCCCTGCAGCTGAGTCTCGACGAGGTTGACTTATCGGTCCGCGACGCATGGTTGGTTGGTTCCGAGTACTGGCGTAGCGCTTACTGCACAGATCTTCAATGCTGCCCTGTGCCGGGATTGCCTGTTGAGCGCATCAAGAACAGCAGGCTCAGCGCAGAGCTGGTTTATAGGGGGAGCTCCATAGGGCCGTCACCCAGGAGCGCGCTCGGAAAACCCCGGCTCGCCATTCCCGGGGCTCTTAATCCCTTGGTTTTGGCGGCAGAGTCGCGCTACGGCAAGCAAATTCTTGGTCGATGGCGGAGCGAGCGTTGCCTGGACGCCATCCTGGCCGTGTGGCACCAGGTGCTGAACCGGGTGGAAGCCGGCCGCCCCCTGCAGCCCGGCGAGGATGCACACATCATGGGCTTCCTCAGAACTACCCTCAGGGTCCCTGCCTGGCGGGACGCTGTGGTGGTCATGGCGGCAGCAGGCATGGACTCTGCAAAGTACGGCGCTTCGGCGTTTGGGCTGTTTTTTGACGACGACGATGACGGCGACACGCCGTTCGACCCACAAGAACTCGGAGTAGAAGGGCCGGTTCCCCACGCCGCCAAAGTACTGCCTGAACGAAGTACCGCCGAAGACGTCTTCACGTACGGTGATGTCCTTCTTGGCATGCGGCCGGACATGCCTTGCTGGACGGCTCTGGACGCCCTGCAAACGGTCCTTGCCGGGTTATGCGTCGATGGTGAATCCGGCGTCGTTCCGGCAGCGGCACTGACCGTGCAAGGCTGGATTGCTTGGTGCAAGGGGCGAGGATCCATTGCCCACGCGTGCCTCAGCGGAGCGGAGGCTGCCCAACCGGGCTATCGACTTGCCGAGCTGCTCATGGACCTTCTGGGCACGGGGACCATTTGCGCGTGGGCGCGAAGTTCCAGTACTGCCTGGCGCGGATATAAGGACACGGTCGCGTAA
- a CDS encoding RNA polymerase sigma factor, whose amino-acid sequence MTPSSVEKEPAAQAELSAEEKKAATSAKRAATRAANKASEGDSDKPAPKKRGPKPGAKAAAEAANKSSGSDAEDSSGEDEDFDPAAAEEVEVGDDEDGATATKDKAAPSGSGFVYSDADDDDAPVQQVMSAGATADPVKDYLKQIGKVALLNAEQEVDLALRIEAGLFAEEKINADDGSMDPKLKRELEFVIHDGKRAKNHLLEANLRLVVSLAKRYTGRGMLFLDLIQEGNLGLIRAVEKFDYTKGFKFSTYATWWIRQAITRAMADQARTIRIPVHMVEVINKLARVQRQMLQDLGREPTPEELALELDMTPEKVVEVQKYGREPISLHTPLGEDGDSEFGDLIEDSEAVVPADAVSFTLLQEQLHSVLDTLSEREAGVVAMRFGLTDGQPKTLDEIGKVYGVTRERIRQIESKTMSKLRHPSRSQVLRDYLD is encoded by the coding sequence GTGACCCCGTCTTCCGTCGAGAAGGAACCCGCCGCCCAGGCCGAATTGTCCGCTGAGGAAAAGAAGGCGGCAACATCGGCAAAGCGCGCAGCGACACGTGCTGCCAACAAGGCCTCAGAGGGCGACTCTGACAAGCCGGCACCCAAGAAGCGCGGACCCAAGCCCGGCGCGAAGGCCGCCGCTGAAGCCGCGAACAAGTCCTCAGGCTCCGACGCTGAGGACTCCAGCGGCGAGGATGAAGACTTTGATCCCGCAGCTGCCGAGGAAGTCGAAGTCGGAGACGACGAGGACGGCGCTACGGCCACCAAGGACAAGGCTGCGCCTTCCGGCTCGGGATTCGTTTACTCGGATGCCGACGACGACGACGCTCCTGTCCAGCAGGTCATGTCGGCCGGCGCTACAGCCGACCCCGTCAAGGACTACCTCAAGCAGATCGGCAAGGTTGCCCTGCTGAATGCAGAGCAGGAAGTTGATCTCGCACTTCGGATTGAGGCCGGCCTCTTTGCTGAGGAAAAGATCAACGCTGACGACGGATCCATGGATCCCAAGCTCAAGCGTGAGCTTGAATTCGTCATTCACGATGGCAAGCGAGCCAAGAACCACCTGCTCGAAGCCAACCTGCGCCTCGTCGTGTCCTTGGCCAAGCGCTACACCGGCCGTGGCATGCTCTTCCTGGACCTGATCCAGGAAGGCAACCTGGGCCTCATCCGTGCAGTAGAGAAGTTCGACTACACCAAGGGCTTTAAGTTCTCCACCTACGCCACATGGTGGATCCGCCAGGCAATTACCCGCGCCATGGCAGACCAGGCCCGCACCATCCGTATTCCGGTGCACATGGTGGAAGTCATCAACAAGCTGGCCCGCGTACAGCGCCAAATGCTGCAGGACCTCGGCCGTGAACCGACACCTGAGGAGCTGGCACTCGAACTGGACATGACGCCTGAGAAGGTTGTCGAGGTCCAGAAGTACGGGCGCGAGCCGATTTCACTGCACACCCCGCTGGGTGAGGACGGTGACTCGGAGTTCGGTGATCTGATTGAGGACTCGGAGGCTGTTGTTCCCGCCGACGCCGTCAGCTTCACGCTCCTGCAGGAGCAGCTGCATTCCGTTTTGGACACACTGTCCGAGCGCGAGGCCGGGGTTGTGGCCATGCGCTTCGGCCTGACCGATGGTCAGCCGAAGACTTTAGACGAAATCGGCAAGGTCTACGGCGTCACGCGTGAGCGCATTCGCCAGATCGAAAGCAAGACCATGTCCAAGCTGAGGCACCCGTCCCGCTCGCAGGTCCTGCGGGACTACCTGGACTAA
- a CDS encoding DUF7455 domain-containing protein, which produces MTTAVADRTLNAADRCDRCGAQAYVRVVLESSGGELLFCGHHARAVEATLRPMTSDWHDETERLTEKAPVPVD; this is translated from the coding sequence ATGACAACAGCAGTTGCAGACCGCACGCTGAACGCAGCTGATCGCTGTGACCGTTGCGGAGCCCAAGCGTACGTCCGCGTTGTACTCGAGTCCTCCGGCGGTGAGCTGCTGTTCTGCGGCCACCACGCCCGCGCAGTTGAAGCCACGCTTCGGCCCATGACTTCCGACTGGCACGATGAGACCGAGCGCCTCACCGAGAAGGCTCCCGTCCCCGTCGACTAG